A segment of the Herpetosiphonaceae bacterium genome:
CGCGCTGGATGCGGATCAGCGGCGATTGCAGCCGGGGCTGGCTTGGCCTGCGCAGCACGGCGGCAAGCTGCGCGATCGTCGCCTCGTGCGAGAGCGTCGAGAGCGGCAGCTCCTGGCCGAAGATTTCCTGAATGCTGCTGAGCAGACGAACCGCCAGCAGCGAGTGGCCGCCGAGATCGAAAAAGTTATCGTCCACGCCGATCGGGCGAAGCTGCAAGACCTCCTCCCAGATCTGCACCAGTTGCAGCTCAACGGCGTCGCGTGGCGCGACAAAGGCGTTGCTCAGGTCGGGCCGCGTCACGTCGGGCGCGGGCAGCGCGGCGCGATCGACCTTGCCGTTGATCGTCAGCGGCAGCGCGTCGAGCACCACAACCACCGACGGTACCATATGCGTCGGCAAGCGCTCCTGCATGTAGCGCCGGAGTTCGGGCACGAGTTGCTGGGTGATCTTGCGCGGCCTGGGCCGGTTGGCGTAGCTGCTCCAGGACTCTCCCACGCGGGCCGCCGCTAAGCGGCTGGCGAGCGGTGCGGCAACCACGAGCGCGCGGTCGGCGGGGCGCTCAAAGACGACCTCATAGGTCGAGCCGCCGGGCGTCCACATAATGCTGGCGGTATAGCCCAGCTCCACGCTCAGCGACCAGATCGCGTCGGGCTCCATGTCCGCCGCCACGGCCTGGATCGCCGCGCGTAGCTCGCCGACGGTTGCCGACTCTTCGGCGTAGGCCAGCAGATCGAGGGCACGCATGGTTTCGGTCAGACGGGCATTGGGCAGGCCCCGCACCAGCAGCCGATCGGGCTGCCTGGCCTGGAGCGTCTGCCGCAGCGTATCGAGCGTCAGCAGATGATGCTCCCAGTCCAGGCAGGGACACTCGACGATCTGCGGCTGCGGCTCCTCGACATGCAGCACGACATCGTAGCGGAACTGCGTAAACTCGTTATGGAAGCGTCCAGGCTTGATCTGCGTCGTGACCTGGCTGATGCGCGGCAGATGCGCTTGCAGGGCATAGAAAAAGCCGGGAGCGACGACCAGCTCTTCTTCCAGCGCCAGGTGCTTCTGGATGCGCTGCCGCAGATGCTTGATCGAGAGCGTGTCCGGCGCGCGGTGAAGCTGGACCGCCGTATGAAACGCCGACAGCAGCTCCAGGTTGCGCACGTCGCCGATGAAAATCCGCCCGCCGGGCCTGACCAGCTTCAGCACGCCTTCGATCACGTGCAGCAGATAGTCGATGCTGGGAAAGTACTGCACGACGGAGTTGATCACGACCACATCGAAGCGCTGCGCCGGGATCTCCGTCAGGTTATCCGCCGCGCGCTCAAGCAGCGTGATCGGCGGTAGCGGCTGGCTATGTCGCTCTAATTGCTGCTCAAGGTAGCGCAGCGCCTCACGCGAGAAATCGGTAGCCCAGTACTCGCGGCAGTGCGGCGCGATCCGAAAGAGGAGCATGCCCGTGCCGCAGCCGATCTCCAGCACGCGCTCCGGGCGCAGCTCCAGAATCCGCTCCGTGGTATGCTCGACCAGCTCGCGGATCGCAGCCTCGGGCAGCGGCAGCCCGTCGTAGCTGCTGTTCCAGCCTACAAAGTTGAGCGTCGGGTCGTGGTTGGCGGAGCGCTCACGATAGGTTTCATCGCTAAGATCCTGCCACTGCGCGATCTGCTCCTGCGTGCTTTCCTGATCGCTCTGGACCACATAGGCGACCAGCCGTTTGGTCGGGTGATCGCCTGCCGGGTGCCCGCCTGCGGGCGTCTCCTCTCGCACCAGCACAGCGCTCTCGCGCACGGCGGGATGCTGCGCCAGCACGGCCTCGATCTCGCCCAGCTCGATGCGGTAGCCGTGGATTTTAACCTGACGATCGACGCGGTCGACGAACTCAAGCGTGCCGTCAAGCCGATACAGCGCCAGATCACCCGTCTTGTAGAGCCGCGCTCCCGGCCTGGAGCCGAATGGATCGGGCAGGAATCGCGCTGCCGTGAGCGCAGGCTGGTTCAGATAGCCGCGCGCTACGCCCACGCCGCCGACATAGACCTCGCCGGGCACGCCCACCGGCACCGGCTGCATCGCCTGATCCAGCAGATAGACCTGCATGTTGGCGAAGGGTCGCCCGATCGACGGCCTGTGGTCCTGCCCATCGCACTCCCCGATCGTCGCCCCGACCGTCGTCTCGGTCGGGCCGTAGCCGTTGAAGAAGCGCCGCCCCGCCCCGCTCCAGCGCGCCACGATCTCGCTCGTGCATGCCTCGCCGGTCGAGACGATCGTTTGCAGCGCCGGTACCTCGTCGGGCGAGAGCGCCGCGAGCACGGCGGGCGGCAGCGTGGCGATCGTGATCTGCTGCTCGCGCAGCAGGCGGCTCAACGCGCCACCGGGCGCGCGCGCGTCGACGGGCGCGATATACAGCGTCGCGCCGGTCAGCAGCGCCATCGTCACATCCCAGAGCGAGGCGTCGAAGCCGAAGGAGGCAAACTGAAGAATGCGGCTATCGGGCGGCACGCCGAGCGCCAACGCTTGCACCGTGGCAAGATTACATAATCCGCGATGGGCAATCAGCACGCCTTTGGGCTGTCCGGTCGAGCCGGAGGTGTAGATCGTGTAGGCCAGGTTGTCGGGTGTGACGCTGCTGACGGGGTTGGCGGTGGACTCGTGGCCGAGGCTTTGCCAGGTGCCGTCGAGCAGCAGGACCTCCGCCGTGGAATTGAAGCGGTGGGTGCGGATGTGGGGCTGGGTAATCAGCACGCGGGCCTGGGTGTCGGCGAGCATAAAGGCCAGGCGCTCGGCGGGATAGGCCGGATCGAGGGGCACGTAGGCACCGCCGGCCTTGAACACGGCCAGGATCGCCACCATGATCTCCAGCGAGCGATCCAGGCAGAGCGCCACGAGGGTTTCAGGACCGACGCCACGCGACTGGAGCTGATGCGCCAGTTGGTTGGCGCGCTGGTTGAGCTGGCGGTAGGTCAGATGGTGATCGCCAAAGACGATGGCAATCGCGTTCGGGGTGTGTTCGGCCTGGGCCTCGAATAGTTCATGCACACAGGCATGAGCCGGATAAACTGCGTCAGTCGCGTTCCATGCTACAGGAACCTGCTGCTGCTCAACCTCGATCATAATGATCCGCTCCACGTGTCGCTAGTATGATGATGCCACCCAGGATGCTTGCAGATGATGGACACGCAGACGATGATCGGCGTGCTGGACGCACGCTGCGCACTCCATGCGGCGCTGCCTCATCGCACAGCCGATCGGCGATGTCGTCTGCTGCCCTACTCATGGGCTGATCCTGGTGCTGGCGTGAAGGATGATGGTAGACGGGGGCATGCGTGTTCTGCAGAGGAGCCAATGGCCTTGACGCGCTGCTCCCATAGGCGCGTGCGCGCCTGCCACAGCTCAGGAAAGAACCGTCGGCTGGCTATCGTGGCTTCAAGATGGCTGATGCCTGAAGAGTGCGCGGTGCCGGAGAGAATCGGGCCGATCGCGCGCTCGGCAATCCGCGCATGGGCGGCGCGCCACAGGGTCATCGCCTCGTCGAAGTCGAGCAGCTCTTCGATCAGCAAGAACAGATCGGCGTCGGGATTCGGCTGCGGCGCGACCACGTAGACATCCTCCGGCGCGAGCTTGCGGCGCTCGAATAGCTCCAGCAGCGCCGCCCGCAGCGAACGACTCTCCCACAGCGCTTGCATGCGCTCGGTCCACATCCGGGTGGCAGGCTGTCCCGGCTCCTGGCCCAAACGTTCCAGCGCACAGCGGTACTCAGGGTTGCGCACCCCGACGAGCAACTCGATTTCGCGAAACTGCTGGCTCTCAGCGCCGCTAGCCGGGGCAAGATATGGCCGAAAAGCAAAAAAATCCGAGGGAGCCATGCTATCCATGAGCTGGAGCGTTGTGGTGAGGATCGCGCTGATCCGGTTGATGCGGCGGATCAGCCAGATCGCCAGGCCAACGTTATCGCTATCGAGCGACTCTATGCAGCGCTGGAGCTCGAAGATAATCTGCTTGAACCAGATCTCAATGCTCTGGTGAGTCGTTACGAAGAGGTGCTCATCGGGGTGACGAAGCTGCTCGGCGGGTGGTTGGAGCTGGAGGAGCTCGCTCAGCCGCAGGTAATCACAGTAGTGAGGCTGGTGGTCGTGGGCAACATGATGTCCACAGGGTAGTGTATGGGCCATAGCGTTGGTTTCTCTTCGTAATAGTGCAGCGAAACGCTAAAGTCATGGTGATAGAAATAGCAAGGCGACACTCAAGCTTGCTTAAGTGTCGCTCTGGTGTATCAACTGGCGAATCGATACGCCCGCAGCGCTCTGGAGTACCTGTGTACAGTACAGCGCAAGCTATTCCTTAGGGTTGTGGTGCTCGACAGGATCTCAAGAATCGCCCCACTTTCCTGCAAAAATCATGCGGTTTAATTTTTGTTAAAAAGTAGGACTTTGCGTATTGTATTCCATCTCAACATACCTACCCATAGTCACTTAGTCCTAATACTCACTCGGAATATTGCCAAGAAACAATATTATCTGGCGCTACAACCGGCGATCTTGGCGATGGTCCCGCCGCGAAATGCCTGGGGAAACGCGCGCACCAGGGGATTGAGCGAGCCTCTCCCAGGACGATAGGTAGCCTGCCTTGGCCTGAGCGCTCAATGCGCGTGCCGTCGCGCTGCTTGCCGCTTCCGGTAAGGATACTGTAGCAAATACATGGTACAGTAGCCTGGGCGCGTTGCCGATCGCTGGATCGCCGCAGGTCATGTTAGCCTAAGGGTCAGGGTATTATACCAGGGAGGGTAGTATGATTGATCGGATCGAGGTTACTCGCGCACAGCCCGACCATATCGATCTGGTCGCGCCGCTGTTCGACGGCTACCGGCAATTCTACGGCCAGGTATCCGACATAGAGGCCGGGCGGCGGTTTTTGCAGGAGCGCATCAGCGCCGACGAGTCGGTGATCTTTGTGGCGTTTGGCGGCGCGGCGGCTGTGGGGTTTACCCAGCTCTATCCCACGTTCTCCTCGGTCGTGCTGCGGCGGCTCTGGATTTTGAACGATCTCTTCGTCGCGCCGGAGGCACGGCGGCGCGGTGTGGCGCGCGCTCTGCTGGAGCACGCCCGGCAATTCGCCGTCCAAACGGACGCTAAGGGCCTGGTGCTGGAGACGGCGGTTGATAATCCCGCGCAACGGCTGTACGAGGCGTTGGGCTGGCGGCGAGATAGTGGGTTCTATCATTACGCGCTGCCCGTTTGAGCCTGACGTTGGCGCGCTGCTGCTGCGGCTTTATTTGCGCGAAAGCAGAAGTGTAGGTATAATGCTGCGCGAGGACTGGTAGCTCAGTCGGTAGAGCAGCGGCCTTTTAAGCCGAGGGTCCTGGGTTCGAGTCCCAGCCGGTCCACCAAGCATGAGCTTTCTAGAGTTGTGGGGACGCAGAATTCGTTTCACACGTTTTCTGCCATCTCTGACGCATAACGGCACAAGCGAGAGGCCACATTGGGATTATCCCGGTGTGGTCCTTTTGTGTCTATAGACACGTGACTACTTCTGCGATACTGGACCGACCCACAGGTTTCGTAGTACAGGTACAACGGCGAGTCGGGAATGCACGCTCCCGATCCTCAGCGCCCTTGTTTCCACCACACCTCTAAGGAGGATCCATGAGCGCAGAAGCACCATCGGCTCCCAGCAGCGCGGAAGACGGCAAGCACGCTCGGCTCCCCTGGGGTCAGTTGATGATTCTAGGAACATTTATGTTTGCCGTGGGTGCGGTCGAGCCAACGTACAGCTCGTTTATGCCCCAATTTTGGTCCGACTTTCTGACGAGCAGCGCGCTGATTGGGGTCATCATGGGCATCGATAACTTCCTGGCGCTCACACTGCTGCCGTATTTTGGGGCGCTCAGTGATCGCACGCAGACACGCTGGGGGCGTCGCAGGCCGTTTGTGATCCTTGGGCTGGCCTTCGCAATCCTGGGACTGATCGGCATTCCAATCGGTCGGGCGCTGGGTGGGATTCCGATGTTTCTGGCCTCGGCGGTGCTCTTTCTTGGGATCAGCATGTATCGGGGGACGGGCCTGGCGCTGGTGTCGGATAGTGTGCCGCGACGCTTGCTGGGAAACGCCTATGGTGTTGTCACCTTTATCATGAGCATTGCGGTTCCGATCGGACTGATGGCGAGCCAGAAGCTCTATGCGCTCGACCCAAGCTATACCTTTCTTTTCGGTGCCGGCGCAAGTCTGGTAGGCATGCTCGCCTTCGCGCTCCTGTTCAAAGAGCCGCCCCTTCCAGCAGTGGACGCGGTCGAGCACACGCCACAGAGCATTATCTCGGCACTACGATTCATGATCAGGCTGCGCGATCGATCGACGATCCTGATCCTGCTGGTCACGTTTACCTTCTATGTTAGCTTCAACAGCTTCTTTACCTGGCTTCCGGTCCACACCGCGGCGCGCTTTCAGGTGAGCATGGATGAGGCGACAAGTCCGATCATGGTCATGGGCCTGACCACCCTATTCTTTATCCTTCCCATCAGCTTTCTGGGCACCCGCTTCAATCGACAAAAGATGATGGTGCTGGGATTGAGCGGGCTGGTTGTGGTAAGTCTTTGCCTGCACACGATTCCGACGACGGTCAGCGGGATGTACCCGTTCATGTTCTTATTTGGCCTCAGCATGGCGGTCGCCATGCTGAATGCCTATCCGCTGATCGTCGAGCGCGCGGCGGTGACGAATGTCGGGACGTTCACGGGCCTGTATTTTCTCTGCGATGGCCTGGGCGGGACAGTCGGGCCATTTCTGTCTGGAGCGATCTTTGATCTGCTGGGATCGCGCAATGCGCTCTTCCTGATACTCGCGCCATGCTTTGGCCTGGCACTGCTTCTGACGCTTCGGCTGGGCAGCCAGGCGCGCGAGCAGCCCGTGGAGATCATGCAGGCGCAGCCCGTGGA
Coding sequences within it:
- a CDS encoding amino acid adenylation domain-containing protein, with protein sequence MIEVEQQQVPVAWNATDAVYPAHACVHELFEAQAEHTPNAIAIVFGDHHLTYRQLNQRANQLAHQLQSRGVGPETLVALCLDRSLEIMVAILAVFKAGGAYVPLDPAYPAERLAFMLADTQARVLITQPHIRTHRFNSTAEVLLLDGTWQSLGHESTANPVSSVTPDNLAYTIYTSGSTGQPKGVLIAHRGLCNLATVQALALGVPPDSRILQFASFGFDASLWDVTMALLTGATLYIAPVDARAPGGALSRLLREQQITIATLPPAVLAALSPDEVPALQTIVSTGEACTSEIVARWSGAGRRFFNGYGPTETTVGATIGECDGQDHRPSIGRPFANMQVYLLDQAMQPVPVGVPGEVYVGGVGVARGYLNQPALTAARFLPDPFGSRPGARLYKTGDLALYRLDGTLEFVDRVDRQVKIHGYRIELGEIEAVLAQHPAVRESAVLVREETPAGGHPAGDHPTKRLVAYVVQSDQESTQEQIAQWQDLSDETYRERSANHDPTLNFVGWNSSYDGLPLPEAAIRELVEHTTERILELRPERVLEIGCGTGMLLFRIAPHCREYWATDFSREALRYLEQQLERHSQPLPPITLLERAADNLTEIPAQRFDVVVINSVVQYFPSIDYLLHVIEGVLKLVRPGGRIFIGDVRNLELLSAFHTAVQLHRAPDTLSIKHLRQRIQKHLALEEELVVAPGFFYALQAHLPRISQVTTQIKPGRFHNEFTQFRYDVVLHVEEPQPQIVECPCLDWEHHLLTLDTLRQTLQARQPDRLLVRGLPNARLTETMRALDLLAYAEESATVGELRAAIQAVAADMEPDAIWSLSVELGYTASIMWTPGGSTYEVVFERPADRALVVAAPLASRLAAARVGESWSSYANRPRPRKITQQLVPELRRYMQERLPTHMVPSVVVVLDALPLTINGKVDRAALPAPDVTRPDLSNAFVAPRDAVELQLVQIWEEVLQLRPIGVDDNFFDLGGHSLLAVRLLSSIQEIFGQELPLSTLSHEATIAQLAAVLRRPSQPRLQSPLIRIQRGGEKRPLFCIHPVGGSVLSYADLARHLDPEQPIYGIHIADIADPATIPASIEELATNYIEIMRSVQPEGPYLLGGWSFGGLVAFEMARQLNARGQQVALLALMDTWAPLPGNVLADYSDEATPFSFFAKDLEHRFARRLPLLTDDELRLLDPDTRLRYLHKLVQLAADLAPDYSIEQIQQQIRIYQANLRAADAYQPKGTYPYQITLFQAKEPFSAHPPADTLGWDQLTAEPVALYSVPGNHLTMFSEPHIVVLAERLQHCLDQAHAHDLGFVPALSQAQSV
- a CDS encoding tryptophan 2,3-dioxygenase family protein; the protein is MAHTLPCGHHVAHDHQPHYCDYLRLSELLQLQPPAEQLRHPDEHLFVTTHQSIEIWFKQIIFELQRCIESLDSDNVGLAIWLIRRINRISAILTTTLQLMDSMAPSDFFAFRPYLAPASGAESQQFREIELLVGVRNPEYRCALERLGQEPGQPATRMWTERMQALWESRSLRAALLELFERRKLAPEDVYVVAPQPNPDADLFLLIEELLDFDEAMTLWRAAHARIAERAIGPILSGTAHSSGISHLEATIASRRFFPELWQARTRLWEQRVKAIGSSAEHACPRLPSSFTPAPGSAHE
- a CDS encoding GNAT family N-acetyltransferase, which encodes MIDRIEVTRAQPDHIDLVAPLFDGYRQFYGQVSDIEAGRRFLQERISADESVIFVAFGGAAAVGFTQLYPTFSSVVLRRLWILNDLFVAPEARRRGVARALLEHARQFAVQTDAKGLVLETAVDNPAQRLYEALGWRRDSGFYHYALPV
- a CDS encoding MFS transporter, with the protein product MSAEAPSAPSSAEDGKHARLPWGQLMILGTFMFAVGAVEPTYSSFMPQFWSDFLTSSALIGVIMGIDNFLALTLLPYFGALSDRTQTRWGRRRPFVILGLAFAILGLIGIPIGRALGGIPMFLASAVLFLGISMYRGTGLALVSDSVPRRLLGNAYGVVTFIMSIAVPIGLMASQKLYALDPSYTFLFGAGASLVGMLAFALLFKEPPLPAVDAVEHTPQSIISALRFMIRLRDRSTILILLVTFTFYVSFNSFFTWLPVHTAARFQVSMDEATSPIMVMGLTTLFFILPISFLGTRFNRQKMMVLGLSGLVVVSLCLHTIPTTVSGMYPFMFLFGLSMAVAMLNAYPLIVERAAVTNVGTFTGLYFLCDGLGGTVGPFLSGAIFDLLGSRNALFLILAPCFGLALLLTLRLGSQAREQPVEIMQAQPVELNI